The Juglans regia cultivar Chandler chromosome 1, Walnut 2.0, whole genome shotgun sequence nucleotide sequence ATTTGGGATTATACCCGTCTTTCTTCATTCATCATTCCAATCTATCTTCTTTGTCAAGTAAGGGTGTCATCACTACTCTTTTGGGGACACTGGTTAATGTCGCAAACTTGAGTCTTTTGGCCTGTATCGCGCCATGCTTGTTGTTTTTCCCATCGTGCCACTATTGTCCCCGATGTTGGTGCTTGTGCCTTTTGTTCCAGTATTCGGGTGGTTTATAGACTCGGCCTACTTCTGCTTGTTGACACTCTGTAGCTTTCTGTGTGACATCATTTCCTTTCTGGAGATTCCTTTTACTTCGGGTAGCCGAAAAACTAAGCCCGCACTCCATTGGGGAGAGATCGAGATGCCTCAAGTCAACCCGCCACTTTTGGTTCCCTAAGGAGGTAACTTCTTTAGACAGCCATGGGGCCAGTCCGCTCTTTCATTGTGACTAGAGTCGGGGTAAGTATTTGGGCCACCCGAAGGCTATCCTGCTCTCCACCGCGGTAGGAAAAAGACAACTTTTAGGCTTACATTTCCCTATTGTATCCCGCAGGGAGTTAAGTCATTCGGACAGTCTGTTACTAAACCCGCTCCCGCCTGTTGACGCTTACAAGTAAGGTAAAGTTTCTGATTTCGGATAGCTGAGGACTAACCCGCACTCCAGCACAGGAGGGACAAGGCAACTTTAAGGCCTACCTTCCCCTGTGGTATCACAAGGGGAGGTAAGCAGGGAGATAAGTCATTCAGGCAATCTATTGCTAAACCCGCTCCCACCTGTTGACGCTTGCAAGGAAGGTAAGCCTTTGTCTTCAGCCCGCCCGAAGGCTGACCTGCACTTCATCCCttgagggataaggcaacctttaggcctaccttcCCTATGGTGCCCAATGGGGAGGTAATCATTGTCATTGTAGATTTTATTAGTTGCATATTGTCTCGTTGGCTCTTTGCTGATAATACGAAAGTTTGAAGTAGGCATTTTGCATTGTCCTGAAAAATCACGTtctcattaaatataaagaaattacttGCTGGATAAAGAGATATTACAAGAAAACGGGAAACAAAGTTTTCGGCCGGGGAGGCTGTCGTCCATTCTTCCTTATAGGGAAGTGCACTGCCTTACTCCCCCTCGAGCCCAATAGGGCGAGTCGCAGACAAAGGCCTGCCAGGGCTCTTTCAGTGGTGCCAGCCTATTCTTTCCCAGTAGTGTCGTCTGAGGTGGGCCCACCATCCCTATACTTTAGCTCTTAGACGTAGCATTCTCTTACCAAGACCTATTCGCCTCGGACTTCCCCCACTCCTTAAGGAGTTGGAAACTTCATCTTGAGGTGCTAGATCGATGTGACGGCCTGCAAGCTATTGAGGGTGGGCTTCTCGATAAAGGCGTTGTATGACGACGGGGTCCTTACTACCAAGAAATCAACCATGACAGGGGCTGCTATCAACGAGGACCGACATCATGATGGTTTCCACATGTTGAACCATACTTCTGGAGAATCCTTTCAATGGCATGGGGGCGTGTTGCAGCTGAGCAGTATTTATGCCCAATCTGGTGAAGGCTTCCCAAAATAGGATGTCTGCAAAACTCTCATTGTCGATGAGGATTCTGCGGTTGGTGAAGTTGGTGACGAGCATAGTGACTAACAATGCATCATCGTGGGTGGTACAAACCTCCCTCCTCGTCGATCTCCATGAAGGAGATTATAGGGATAGGGTTGCTTGGTGGGATGATACTCGACTGAGTACACCTCATGGTGTACGCTTGGTGTACGCTTTCTTGCTCAAGAAGAAAACACCCCCACCCACAAATTCTCTTGCTATGGTCTGAATTTTTCCAAGTGGAGGTCCCTGCCGCGGCAGAGAATGGGGATGAACTTGATGTGGTTCCCATGCGGGTGGTTGTTGTTGGGGGTTATCTTCTCTCCTTTGCTGGTTGCCTCGATCTCTGCTCCTTTTTCTCGACCTTCCCCTTCTTTCCTGCTCTAGTGTCTAGGACGAGGGGTGACATTACCTTTCCTGATCTGCGTATTCCCTTCTCCCTTGTTGGGAGAAGCAGTCCTCAGTATTGTGCGAGGTGGACCTGTGATATGTACAATAGTGATGCACAATTCCTCGGTCATCCTCTCTTCATGCGGTGGTGGAGTCAGCCTCGTGGATCATTAATGTGGGTCAATCGTACCGAGGTCCTGATCCCCTTGTTGGGACTTCCTCCCACCTCTTTTCTTGGGAGCTCTTCTTCGGTTTCTCGTAGGGCTTTGCTTTATTCGTGACCTTCGTCCTTTTCTCCACCTGCTCCAACTCCTTTCTTCTTGGCTCTGTCAAAGCTCGAAAAGTGTATTCTACGTTGATAAAGGGTTCGGCATGGTCCATGAACTCTCGCAATGTCATGGGATTCCTTCTTGCCAGCTCAGCCATAAATTGGGATCGTGGCCAAACTCCTCCTAGAAGTGCCGCCAAGGTtatcttctcatcttggtcgACGATGGCTATGCACTCCTTGTTGAATCGAGATAAGTAGGACTTTAGGCTTTCGTCCTCTGCTTGTTTGATGGTGAGGAGGTACGTCATCAGACGCCACCTCCTTCGACTGGACATGAACTGAGTCAAGAACAATCTGGTCAGCTCCCCAAAGCTATCCACCGATCCAGGTGCCAGTGATATGAACCATACGCATGCCGGCCCCTTAAAGGTTAGTGGAAATGCTCTGCACGCTACTTCGCCTGGGAAGCCATGCAGCGTCATGTGAGCCCTGAAAGTTTCCAGGTGCTTAAGAGGGTCCCTTTCTCCGTCATATATCTCTATGGCTAGGACCTTGAATTTTGGTGGTATGGGCACTGCCATTACTTCCTCCATGTAAGGTAGGCCAGTGCTTGTGTGCAATTGGTCCATCGTTGACAATGTACCCAACTTTCTTGCTATCTcctcatattttcctttaagattTCGGAGCTTGTCTTGTATGTTCTTCTGCTTCTTGTCCTTATTTGGTCCAGCTTGCATGTTCTGAGACCCTGCATGTTCACTATCGGTTGACTTCACTCCGCCATCCCGCTCCTGCCGAGGTTTTCTGAGTTCCTCGTTTTCCTTAAGGAGTGTCTGCACTTTTTCAGTTAACTTGTCACCCATTCCTCCATGTTCTTCAGCCTCACTTCTATGGCGTCCCCCATGTCTCTTATGTGCTATCCGAAACAGGTTGTCGCAGGCATTAGAAAGACACGCAAAATCTCTAATGATCCCACAAACAGCGCCATTGTTAATGTCCtgtttcgcacacctttggGCCAGGCTTTGGCAACTCAGGTCTTCCGAAATGGGCCTGCAAAAGACAAGGGAGAGGGCGAACTCAGGGCCGGGGAGTctttgatgccaaagtcagtaagtattcttgaaagtttataaataagtaaaggAATCTAGGGATCTGAAATATATTCTCATACCTAGGATATGCTATTTATACTGTAAGTTTGGGAGGACAGATCGTGTCTGCTCCCATGGAGTCTGCATTTTTCGTACTGctccctatgtcatccgttaatgtggcgtggctctGTGACaatgtcattaatgtggcatgtagGCCAGGTAGTGGTCTCACTAATGTGACATGGTTCTCTGATTTTCTTCTCCCAGACAGTATCCTTGGTGGTGCATTGATGTCGTTCCTGTCAGAAGATCAAGGGTTCCCCCCACATTACGCCTACAATGTGGCTGGGCACTTGAGAGCTAGACACTACACGAGGGACCTTTAGATcgacgagtctcatcccctgcaaCACCATCCCTCCTGCAGGTTGAGTACAGAGGACCCTTCCCATGGGCCAGGTTGGAGACTGTTTATCCTGGGCTGGGCCTTTGGTCTTGATTCCCTTATCTTTCATTCACAGGCCCGCTGGGTCTAGTAGgggaaaaatccccttacaccCCCATTTTACTCCAAATTTTCCAATGAATCCTTTTCTCCCCATCCTTGTTTCCCCACCAGAATTTGGAGATCAGTTAAGAAATTTCCTGGCACAAGGTTCTTGGCAATTTGAAAACACTCATGGTGTAGGTGGGTATTGCTTATAGTTTTTATGAGGACTTCCTTGCCTGCTTGAGATAAAGAGTTGGTCTTCCTATTGTTGATTTTCTACCATATTCAGTCCTTTATGCCTTTGAATTTGTTGAATTTTGGTCTCCCCACCATGGTAGGGAGCCCCAAATACTTCTCATACCTTCTCAAACTGCCCCTTCTGCTTGTATAATCTGCCTCTTATCTCTTTCCTTGGTGTTTGAGCTAGAAAAGAAGGATGATTTCTATTTGTTTAGCACCTGTCTAGAtcctttttcatataaattcaatatattttgaAGCTTAACCCATTCAGTCACTGTAGCTCAACAAACATAAGgtgattaattattgtttcacCCCTAGCCATTGTCATCCCTCTAATATCCCAGCTTCTCTCAGCATAATTAATCATGGAACTCAAGCCTTTAGCACAAAGAATGAAGAGGTAGGGAGATAGGGCATCTCATTGTCTAAAACGCCTAGTGAAGTGTATTTTTTCCCATTGACATTGACGAGGACATAGTAGGTGACTAAGTTAACACAATCCATAATCAGTTTTATCCACTTATCTCTAAAGCCCAGTTTTCTCATCACAACCTCTATATAGGCCCATTCAACCCTATCGTACGCTTTGGACATATCTAGTTTCATCGCCAAACTGCCAGTTTTGCCTTTATATCTAGTTTTCATTGAGTGGAGCACTTCATAAGCACTGATGATGTTGTTTGT carries:
- the LOC109008421 gene encoding uncharacterized protein LOC109008421, with the translated sequence MGDKLTEKVQTLLKENEELRKPRQERDGGVKSTDSEHAGSQNMQAGPNKDKKQKNIQDKLRNLKGKYEEIARKLGTLSTMDQLHTSTGLPYMEEVMAVPIPPKFKVLAIEIYDGERDPLKHLETFRAHMTLHGFPGEVACRAFPLTFKGPACVWFISLAPGSVDSFGELTRLFLTQFMSSRRRWRLMTYLLTIKQAEDESLKSYLSRFNKECIAIVDQDEKITLAALLGGVWPRSQFMAELARRNPMTLREFMDHAEPFINVEYTFRALTEPRRKELEQVEKRTKVTNKAKPYEKPKKSSQEKRWEEVPTRGSGPRYD